AAGGAATGTTTTGATTggaattatttgtctttctgacaaTTTGCTGCAAACCCTACTGAGTTGAATTAGGTTATGAAAAGATAACATATTATGATTAAATGGTGCCTTTGAGGCCCAAACTACTTGCAATTGGTCAAACTATGCCTAGTGAGTGAAGTGGGGCTTCCATGCCCTTTCCTCTCATCTCCTTCTGATTGCTTAAACCCCCAGGCTTTATCTGTGACTCTTGACTGGCCTATCCTGTTTGTGGTGCCATTCATATGTTCGGTTTCAGTTCCTTGAGAGTGGGGCCCTGAGGTTCTGGCAGTCCTTGGCTTGCAGAGATCACACTTCCAAGGCTCAGCCTGCGGACAGACAGTGCACTGCTGAACTTCATCCTCTTCATGCTCATTCAAGCCCTGGAGGTAGGGCTTGACCTTAGTTTGTCCCCATAGCCCTCTTTCTCCTGTCTCATCTTCAGCCCTAGCACTTCTACTAACCAACCCCCACCCCAAGCTCAAGCAGGAACCTTGACTCTGTAGTCAGAGGGAACATACTGGTTATATAATTGCTGTTTGGAGGTATACTGGCATGTTGGAATTTTTGGAATGAATTTTTACATAGTTTGGTAGTTCAGTAATTTTCCAGAAGCATGGGTAGCCTGGGCCAGGTGGGAGGTTTCCCCAACTCTGTTAACATTCACCCCCATTCCTGTTTGCATGAGAACAGCGTTTTCTTCCTGAACCGGGGGCTGTGACAGGCTCCCTGTGGTGGAGCATCCTAAAAGACACAGCAAAGGATTTTTTACCATGGAAACACCTTAGCAGGGCCCAGGGGCCTCTGGGGGTGGACATGGTGCTTTAACATGCTACTTTCACAGCAGGCTGTAAAAGGAAGTGAGCTCCTTGCCTCTGGCCTGTTTCCTGGCTGCCAGGCAAGCAGAGTAAGCTGATAAATCTGCTGTTCACTTTGTTTCAGGCTGTTTTGTCTTGACTGGTCAACTTGGAGAAACCAAAGTAGTTCAACAAGACATATGGTTGACTAAATAATTGATTAAGAGAGTTATCTCCTATTAGGACATTTTTTCCTATGGAAAAATCTTATTTAACGTATCATTTTTCTCTAACAACAAAACCTGGGTGCCCAGAACAGCAAGGGTATGGACTCTTGTGGATATATGAATAACCTGTGATGTTGCTAGCAAATCATTCCCAATGCCATGTTTCTTCATATTCTCCTTACAGCACACTGCTTCTCCTCCCAATGAATTCTCCCTACTGTAATGTTATTCTTTTCTGCCACATTGCCACTCAGCACTGTCCTTGTTTCTCCTTAAGCTAGTTATCTTTGacttaaatgaattttattttccttcatctaGGTTAAGGATGACAAATAGGTTTCAATTCTTATGCCATCTCTGATCCATTAAAGATGGCTGCCTGGATTTCTGGGTTGGTAAGGATTCAGAGGCCAGTCTAAGCTCAGCAGGGAAGAATGctgattgattagcaatgtctgtgATGGGCATAGGGTTAGGGCTTGGAGCACTCCTGTCTAAAGTACCCgtaaagatgtaaaaatttaGGAAACCTCTTAACACATCAAACCATGAATGGTGGTTATTTGTAGATGGTTAGATTACAGGGGACTTTAATGTTCCTTTGATAATGATCTATGTTTTCTACATTTTGACAGTGAAAATGTATTACTTTCATAAGCAGGAAAAAAGCACTCGgtgttattttgaaaagaaacgTCTTACCTAAATGAAACCAGTGATTTGAACATGCTGTGCCAGTGCTTGATTCTGCTGCTGGGCTGTGTAGTTGCAGTGTACTTAGCACGGTGCTAGGCATGCTCACTGATTTTCCTTTCCTGTACTCCAAAAGTCATTTGACCCTGGACTGTAGTTCTTGGTGTGAGGTAGAATGTGGGCTGATTGGTTTCCTGTCTTCTAACTGGCAGGTCGAGGTGGTGCATCTATCTATGGCAAGCAGTTTGAAGATGAACTTCATCCAGACTTGAAATTCACAGGTAGGTATATGACCTGGCTGGACTGGGTACGAAGAGGGTGTGGATTTTAAAAGCTCACTCTTTTGGCTGTGATTCAAGGTGAATGCCTGACACCGTGGCCTGGTGCCATGTAGCTGCCCAGCTGCAGAGCCACAAAGAGCTCTGGCAGATTAGAGAAAGCGGCCTCAAGAGTCCTGAGCGATTCAGAGTGCCGAACTGAGTGATCTTGATTCTAACTACTTGTTGAATGTTGCTGTTATAAGCTTCCTCAAAGAAGCAGGAGACCTTCCTGAATTTTTGAGGGGAATTGAGAACATGGTCCAGAGCTTAGCAGGGATCATCATGGATAGAGGCTAGGGAGTAGGTGAAGACAAGGAAGATGAGGCCATAGGGTAGTGCAGATGTCAGCCCTTGTGCGAGGGCAGAGAGCCTGCCCTGAGGGGAAGGTTGTCTGGTCGGGTGGttggtctggcttctttttaTCCCTAGGCCGGTGTTGCAGATCCAGGCTGGAGCTATGGGGGTTATTcatgctctttcctctcttcctttttcccgCCAGGGGCTGGAATTCTCGCAATGGCCAATGCCGGGCCAGACACCAACGGCAGCCAGTTCTTTGTGACCCTGGCTCCCACCCAGTGGCTTGACGGCAAACACACCATTTTTGGCCGTGTGTGCCAGGGTATAGGAATGGTGAATCGAGTAGGAATGGTGGAAACAAACTCCCAGGACCGTCCTGTGGACGATGTGAAGATCATTAAGGCATACCCTTCTGGGTAGACTTGCTGCGCTCTTGGGCACACCCAGGTCTTCTGAGATGGCCCCAGTGAACCAGTTTCCAGGTGACCTAGAATGACACGTAACTCTAAACTGCATTTTGGTCTTGCAAATCTGAGGCGCTGAGGAGGCCTGGGGTCTTGGGTGAGTTAGAGATGGAAGTGTATTTTAATGGGatgcttcttttctcttccccagtGCCTGTGTTGACAGAGCATTTGCAGAAATGCGCATGCGTAATTGTTCACAGGTTACTGCTCACTGCAAATGACCCATACTGCTCCTTCTTGTGTGTATCTGCTCTATACACTTGGAACGAAATGAAGCCAACTCCGTCATTTCACATTGCCTAACGAGCCTCTTCTTGCAGAAATTTATATTCTGGGCTACACTGCAGTCTTTGGTGGCTGACAGCCATAGAATTCAAAACCAAGTAGTGTCTATCAGCCTTCTTAACTGTGTGTGCCCCCTATTTCAGTCTCTTGCTTTTGTTCTTCCAGGGATTGTATGCATCTCTCTCTATATTTTCCCTCTCAAAACCAGAACATCAACACTGCTGTTTCCGACACTTAGACATCCCACGCAAAGCCACGTTGAATTTTTGCCAAGTGAAAAATGCATCCAACAATCAAGTTTCTAAGAATGTGCCAAGTGGGGAATGATAATGTGTAATAATCgagaaatgaatttattaaaaagaagcagaagcaTTGACCATTTTTTCCCTAGGAAGGAGTAGAAATCGATAGTGAGCATACGGAAAGACTATGGATTCTCCTTAAAAAGCAGTATCCTCATAAAGCAGAAGCACCACTTAAGTTTTTTAACCTAAGACTTTAGAGAAACTAGAtaagagattttatatatatttttttaatctttctgatttttttaggGAGGGGGCGGTGAGAGAAAGGAAGTTAATACCTATGGAATACATAGAGCTTCCAAAATAAAATGCCATTGATGGTTGAAATCACTGCTGtagtttgattttaaatattgtatGAGGTTCTAACATTTGGATCTCTGAACCATTTCAAGTAGTATTGCAGGACTGATATTCAAGTTGTCATATCATTTTAGGTTTTTGGATCTCTAGTAGACTTCTCCCATCCAAGAGTAggtttgactttttaaagtcaAACCTACTTCTAAAAAAGCAGTACCAAAGAAAGAAGTAAGTGATGTCGATTAGCATGTCTGAGTGAGGGGGAAGCCCCTGTAGATTAACCAAGTGGATGTGCTGAGAGACCTGAACCATTCCCTGAACTTGGAAGAGATATACCTGCATGTCATCACAGGCCCAGAGGCAAAATGTGTTgtggtgtttgttttcttaattgggTAGTTTCTTGATTGAAAAGGGGATTATAGCTTAGCTGTTCATCCTTATCACTCTACATATTTTGGAAATGGTGATGGAATGGCCAAACAAGGTTCTGTTCCCCAGGCCTTCCCCATGTTcagcctctttctccatctttctgtctcttttccctcaaaaacaaaaaagcaaaacccatcAACAAACTACGTAAATGACTTTGTAACCTCCCAGAGATGGTTTTGGGGTATAGAGTACTATTCTGggaaaatagaaatacatttctttcagCCTGGACTGGCTGGACATAATTGGACCCACCTCTAGGAGCAAAGAATAAGACACTCAACCACTGACCTTCCAGAATTAGAATCCTGAAAATCCCTGCTTCCACCCAGGTCATGAGAGTGGTGGAAACGTATTATCGCTACTTGGAGAAGTAAAGAAGGTTGTGATTACACTTGGGAAGAGAGCTACACAGGCACAGTTCCTTGTTTCTGGATAAGTATATCAAATGTATGCCGAGGTGATCACACATGCAACATATGCCAGTTTTCATAAAGGATGTGACCTCAAAGAGTAAAACTTGAACTGTTTCAGTTTCCAGTGATTCTGCCAGTTAGCCAGAGATGTAGAAATTCCTGATTCTGTGTAAAGGGAGCTTGTGTAAAAGGAATCCTGGTTGATCCCTTTGTCATACGAgtgtccacaccctctctggaAAAGTACAGTTAGGACAAGTCTTGTGGAAGTGGGGTGTGCTAGGGCACAGATAGCTCATTTCAGTCACAGCTCAAATAGATCAAGGTGAAGGTAGGTTATGCAGAGAACACAGGATGAGTTTGTAACTTAGATGGAGATTAATGAAGATAGGTTGTGGGACTGTGAGAGCTAATCAAGGGACAGGAGATATATAGCTTTGGTGGGAAGGATAGGAGATTCCAGACTTTTTAGAGAAGGCTTGATGTTGGGAGTAGATAAGCCAACGAAAGAAGCCTTCCAACAAGTGCCCATGGGATGGGTTAGAAGTTTGGTACCCAGACTGGAAAGTGTGTGGCCCACAAGGGTCCTAGCCCAGGGCTTCTCACTCTTTGCCACACTCAAGAATCACTGGGGAGCCTGCTAGAAACCAGATCCGGATTCAGCATCCAGCTAGAGATTCTGcgtttctaaccagctcccaggagATGGTGACTGCTGGTCCAGATACTACACTTTGAGTGGTGAGGGCCTAAAGGTTACGTTTGTCAACATGAaattggggtggggagtggt
This is a stretch of genomic DNA from Balaenoptera musculus isolate JJ_BM4_2016_0621 chromosome 11, mBalMus1.pri.v3, whole genome shotgun sequence. It encodes these proteins:
- the PPIL1 gene encoding peptidyl-prolyl cis-trans isomerase-like 1 isoform X2, which codes for MGIIVLELYWKHAPKTCKNFAELARRGYYNGTKFHRIIKDFMIQGGDPTGTGRGGASIYGKQFEDELHPDLKFTGAGILAMANAGPDTNGSQFFVTLAPTQWLDGKHTIFGRVCQGIGMVNRVGMVETNSQDRPVDDVKIIKAYPSG
- the PPIL1 gene encoding peptidyl-prolyl cis-trans isomerase-like 1 isoform X1, with protein sequence MAAIPPDSWQPPNVYLETSMGIIVLELYWKHAPKTCKNFAELARRGYYNGTKFHRIIKDFMIQGGDPTGTGRGGASIYGKQFEDELHPDLKFTGAGILAMANAGPDTNGSQFFVTLAPTQWLDGKHTIFGRVCQGIGMVNRVGMVETNSQDRPVDDVKIIKAYPSG